The sequence CCATTGGAGTGCCCTTCAGTGTTTCATAGCCAGTATAAATTGGCGCCGTTGGAGGAATTCCATTTTCTAGTCTGTATCCCAAGCTTATTAGCAGGAGGTGTATGCCTGCATCAATTAAATTGAGAGCCAAGATAAGCTTGATGAGGTTCCTCTTGTATAAGAACGCATAAATGCCCATGAAGACCATTAAAAATGCCGTGATAAACTGAAGGGGTATCACTTCCTCCACCTCCTAAAAAGGGCTATTGCAAACACAGCACTCATTAGTCCAGTGTAAACCTTCAGGCCTACAGCCAAGTTCATTATTGGAAGGTATCCGGCTGATAGAAGCGTACCGGGTTCTCCGTTGAGTATAGGGCCATTGTGCCATAGGGTGTTGTAGAAAAATGCCACACCGAGACCAAGCATGGCAGCTCCTAGAAAAACTAAGCCGCCCAATCCTTCGAGGGCTGAATAAAGGTTTTTGTTTATCCTTTTCTTAGCCTCATCTAATCCAAATGCTATTATGAACAATATACCTGCTCCAGCAATTGTCGCTCCACCCTGGAATCCTCCTCCAGGCGTGAGATGTCCATGAGAAACTACGTAAGCTCCAAAAATTCCGATGAGGGGTATAGTTGCCCTTGCCATTGTTTTAACTATGAGTCCCATATCACTCTTCATTTTCATCCCTCCATTTTCTAAGCAATGCAACCGCTCCCGCTATTGATGTGAAGAGAACAGTGGCCTCTCCAAGGGTATCGTATCCTCTGTAGTCGAAGACAATGTCTGTAACGATGTTAGTTCCACCGACTTCTTCAATACCGTGATCAATATAGTACTGGTCAGTATAGCGGTATTTTTGCCAGTCTTCTCCCCCTAGACCAAATTTCAAGCCATAATCTGGATGAGTAATTAGCAATAATACTCCCAATATAAAAAGCAATGCCAACGCTCCAAAGGTCTTTCTCATGGCCCTTCACGCTCCCATCTCTCGGTTTTTGAGATACCATAAACCACTATAGCCGTAACAACACCAGCGCCAACAGCCGCCTCTGCTATGGCAACGTCTGGGGCATGGAGCATGTAAAACTCCAAGCTAAGAAGAAGACTCATGGCTGCAGATGCTAAAGCTGCTGAAAGTAAATCCCTCGTGGTTATCATCCAGTATGAAGAAAGCAGAATCCCTATGAGAATTCCCATTTGAATAATCATATCAAAAGTTAACACGCTCATGCGCTCTCACCCCTTAACTTTCTCTCGTAAGCATCTACAACGGCCCTTGCTGGTTTATAACCACTCAAATGTGCAGCCTTGGCTATTGCGTGAGCACCAGTTGGGTTTGTGAGCAACAATGCTATTAGTGCAACCAAGCTGTGGAGAGCCATCTGAAGGTACTTTGGATTTCCTGTTTCCTTTATCTGCCAGATTGCATGGACAACTACAGCCAAAACAGCGAATATTGTCCCAAAAGTAGTACACTTTGTGGCTCCGTGTAAACGAGTATAAACATCAGGGAATCTGTGAAGCGCAAAGCTCCCCAATAAGTTGAACGTAATGCTAACTGCCAGAAAAGCATATATTATGCCCTCAATCACTCTAATCCCCCCTGAAGGTACTTAGCAATTACCAACGTCCCGATATAACTGAGCAAAGCGTATACTATGGCTATATCAATGTAAATTACTCTATCATACGCCGCTCCTAAGAGAATCATTCCTGCCACTACGAGCGTGTTTAGGGTGTCAACACCAACAACCCTGTCGGGAACGCTAGGACCAAGCATTATGCGAATCAATGTTATGAACGCCGCAAGTGCGATTGCAATTGCCCCATAAAAGAACTCAGTAAAGATCATCTTCCCAACCTCCTTGCCCATTTTTCAAACGAACCTGCGACAGGCTCTGATGTTTTTGGTTCCTCTTCTCTTACATAAATCCAGTGGACATAGAGAGCTTTTTCTTCTGGACAAGCATCTACAGTCAAAGTTCCTGGAGTAAGTGTGATTGAGTTGCTCAATATCGTATATTGGGCATCGTTTTCGAGATCAACAGGTACTCTAACAATTCCAGGTTTTATTTTTCCAGTAATCACTCTGTAAGCCACGTCTAAATTCGCCTTTGCCATTCCCCAGAAGAGGGGACCTATAACATAAACAATAAAGCCGAGCCATTTTACTGGGTTTAGAAATCTCTGCGTTTTTTCTCCTATGATGTTCCTTGTGGAAAATCCGACTATTATTGCAAATATTGCCCCTGCTATTAGCTCCTCAGTGCTCCAGAGCATCCCATTTGTACCTGCTGTAAGTACAAGCCAGAGCACAAACGACCATATAAATGCGACAAGGAAACTCATCTTTCCCACCTCGAGTCTTAAGTTAAACCTTAGTTCTCACCAGTTTTTGCCATGGTCGATGCAAATTTCAACAGTTTCTTTTAAAAGACTTTTGTAAAAGCCCAAATTAACAATAAAAGTACAAAAACCCTTGTTTTTAACCAAGGGTTATGTTAGAAAATGTTCATTTATATCATGTCATTAACCAATATGACCCAATAATATATATCAAGCAACGTTTAAGCACATTGTTGTTATTCATTACTCGCAAATTTGGAACGGAGAAGCTTCTTTAAATATTTTGGCAAAAATGCAAACCTTTATAAACCCACAAAAGAACTAAATCTGGCACTCTTCTGGAGTGCTGAAAATTTGAAAGGAGATTGTTGGAAATGTATGGAGATAGATTTGGTGGAAGAAGGTTTGAAGCTCCAGTTAAAGTTGGAGAAAGGTATAAGGTAAAAATAGAGAGCATCGGCCAAGGCGGAGATGGAATTGCTAGAATCAAAGGGTTTGTAGTCTTCGTCCCAAACACAAAAGTAGGGGATGAAGTAGAGATCGTCATTAACAGTGTGAAGAGAAAATTCGCCTTCGCCGAAGTTATCTGATGTTTATTTAACCTTAAAAGTCATCCTAAGAGTTAAATTCGACTTTTCTCTTAATTTTTACACTTGAACTGCGAAAGGTTTATTTACTATGATGCTAGTTAGTCTCTATAGTGACCTACAATGGAGTATTACCAGGCCGTTTTTATTGGGCTATTGCAAGGAATTACAGAATGGTTGCCGATAAGCAGCTCTGGGCAGATAATGCTGTTTTTGATAAATCTTCTAAAGATTCCTCCAGAACAAGCTTATTCCTACTCAATACTTTTGCATTTAGGAACCCTTATGGCTCTTCTTTTTAAGTTCAGGTATGATTTAGGAAAGATCTTACTTAAATTGATCCTTCTTAGATGGGACGAAGAGGAGAGATTTTTATTTTACTCTACGTTATTCACGGGCATAATAGGCTTACCTATTTACAAAACGTTCAAGATAATCGCATCATCATTTAATGGAGAAGCCATTAATGGTATAATCGGCATAGCCTTGATACTTACTGGCATAATTTTAAAGAAAGCCCAAAAAGCCCCCTTGGAAAAGCTGGAAGAGGGGCTAAAAAAAGAAAAAGAAGAAGTTACAATACTCGATGCAATAGTTGCAGGAGTTGCCCAAGGAATAGCAGTAATCCCCGGAATATCAAGATCAGGAATGACAATAGGGAGCCTTTTGCTTTTAGGCGTAAAACAAGAAAAAGCCGTAAAGCTTAGTTTTTTAATGGCCATTCCGGCTATTACTGGAGCACTGTTTTTAGAGTTACCTGAAGTCTCAAGCACTCCTGAGACCTTAACAATTACTCTAACTGCAGTAATGACTGCATTTATCGTGAGCCTTCTTACAATTGAGGCTATGCTAAGAATTGCCAGACGGCTTGATTTTTCCAAGTTCTGCATTTTCTTTGGCTTCATAGCCTTAGTAGTCTCTCTCCTGGGGGTGTTGATATGAAGGGTGTAGTACTCGCAGCCGGAAAAGGCGAAAGGTTAAGGCCTCTCACAGACGATAGACCGAAAGTCATGCTCAAAGTTGCAAATAAAGCGATAATAGATTACGTATTTGAAAACATATACCCATTCGTCGATGAATTTATAGTAATCGTGAGGTACCAAAAAGAAAAACTCATGGAGCACTTAGGGGACGAGTATGGCGGAAAACCAATAACTTATGTAGAACAAATAGAAGGAGAAGGAACAGCAAAAGCTATTTACTCTGCAATTGAGTATATTGAAGATGAGGAGTTTTTAGCCGTTAACGGAGACATATATTTTGAAAGGGAAGGCATAAAAACGCTTTTACAATCCTTCAGAAAAAGTAATGCTGATGCTGCATTGCTTGTGAAGGAATTTGAGGATCTAACTCATTTCGGAATGGTAGAAGTGGAAGGAGAACTCGTAAAGAGTATTAAAGAAAAGCCGGGGGCTGTTCCTGGATATGCAAACTTGGGAATTTACATCTTTAAGCCAGATGTTTTTAGGTTCATAGAGAACACTCCCCAGAGCCAACGGGGCGAGTACGAGATAACCGACACAATAAATCTCATGATAAAAGAGGGCAAAAAAGTCACATACGCTGTTTATGATGGTTACTGGAACGATATAGGAAGGCCATGGAATCTTTTGGAGCTAAATGAGTATATCCTCAAAAACCATCTCCAGCACAGCATAAAGGGGATTGTAGAGGAAGGAGCAGTAATCCTTCCTCCCGTGGAAATCGGGGAAGGAACAGTTGTTAGGAGTGGAGCATACATCATAGGGCCAGTAAAAATTGGCAAAAACTCAAAGATAGGGCCAAATTGCTTTATAAGGCCTTACACAAGCATTGGAGACAAATGTCACATAGGAAATGCCGTTGAAATCAAAAACTCAATAATAATGGATCACAGCAATGCCCCCCACTTGAACTATGTAGGGGATTCAATTATTGGAGAAAACACTAACTTAGGAGCAGGAACAATAACCGCCAATCTAAGACACGACAAGGGAACCGTAAAGGTGGAAGTAAAAGGCAAACTCGAAGATAGCGGAAGAAGAAAGCTGGGAGCAATAATAGGACATAACGTGAAAATAGGGATTAACGTAACAATATATCCAGGAAGAAAAATAGGGAGCAACTCCTTTATCGGCCCCGGAATTATAGTTGACAAAAACATTCCTCCAAATGTGTTGGTTATCGCAAAACAAGAAAAAGAGATTATTGAACGGTGAGTAGTATGGATTTTGTTCCTTATCTAAATTTTTTATCGAGATGGTTGCTTTTCCTTGCTGTGCTGTATAAAACAACAAAAACCAAGGAAAAAAGGTGGGGGTTAATAGCTACTGCTTTGCTTATAAATGCTCTTGACGCAGAGAGCTATATCTTAGTTCCTTTCGGCATTCCTATTAAGCAAGAAGCATATGACATTGCATCTAGCATTCCGGACTTTCTCATAGCTAGCCTGCTAGTTTGGGGAGGGATTCAGTTAAAGAAAGAGAGAAGTGAGTTTAAAGATGTTGTAGGGCTGGGGATATATGCTACCGCAGCTTATATCTGGCTCTTCCTTCTGGCAACAGAATTTTTTGATAAGTTCGAATCTTCGTTTGCAATTAAATTCTTGTTTCCCTACTTCGCCTTGGGGGCATCTTTGATTTATCTTGGACACACATTGAGGAACTATGTAATCTCCAAGAGCACTCTTGAGGAGCTTTTCCCCATAGGGCTCATCCTATTAGGAGCAATAAACCTCACGTATCCATTTACAAGAAACGTTGAATCATTTGCCTCAGCAATGTTTTTATTAGCGGCAATCTTTCGACTAATGGCTGCAGTTGGAGCATTAAAATTTGCAATATATCCCGCGGCAATATTTGCGAAGCCAAAAGAACAAATGCCATCAAAAATTAAAGGAGCATTTATGTTCAAGAGCAAAGAAGAGCTGAAAAAAGCAATCCCAAACTTCTTTAGCCAAAATGTTGTTGTAATAACGAGAGACCTACCACGGAACAAAGTTCCGGAGAATACTCTCGTCTACTGGCTCACAAAAATGGAAGAAAACACAAAAGCAGACGGAAATATTTACACAGTGTCGCCAACAAGGATAGATGTTTTAATCCACCTCCTAACTAAAAACCTCAAAAGTGGATACAATGCAGTTTATATCGACGGATTTGAGTACTTAATGATAGAAAATGGCTTCGATAGTGCTGTTAAGTTTCTGTTTGACCTAAAGGATAGGGTATTAAGCGAGGGAAAGGTTATAGCCCTAGTAGTAGATCCAAGGACTCTAACCGACAAGCAAATTGCACTTTTAGAGAGAGAGTTTAGCAATAGAATAGGGACATGAAAAGAGAAAGCTCAGAAGCCAAGGTACTCTATAAACCTTCTGGTGTGCTTCGTCTCTCTTTGGAGCTCTGCTTTTTGAAGTATCTGTCTTTCTATTGCCCTTAGAGCGTCGTGAACTGCTTGTATTGCACCCCATGTTTCTCCTGTAGCCATAAACTGTCCTTTGTCAGTTACAATCCTCATTCTTGCTTGGTACAGGTGAACTCCACGAAGCTTTTCTGGGAATCTCCTGATTCTAAGGTATATGATTCCCTCATTACCAAGTAGCTCTTCGTAGCCCTCTACGAACCTCTTTATGTCAGAGATTATTCTTTCTCTGGTAAAGTCGCTTAAATAGTGAGCATCTCCCCCAAGCTGTAGGTAGAACTTCGCTTTCTGCTCGACCATTCTTGAAATTGGAAGCAACAGGTCTTTAACTGTAAGGACACCTTTAACTACATTTTCACTATCCACTACAATAAGCCCATCGATGTTGTGCTCTTTCATTAGTGCTACAACTTCCCTGACGCTTGTTTCTGGCTTCACTGTTACAACTCCTCTAATCATGACCTCCCTAAGTTGGGTTGAGAACGGTGGGACCTTTTCTCCAGCTACTTCTCCAAACTGTGCTCTGAATCTGGGTTTTATAAATCTGATAATTAAGTCATGAAGCGTCACTAAACCCTCAAGCTTTCCATCCTCATCTACAACTGGAATTCTGGAAATCGCGTGATCTCTCATTGTGGCGAGTGCCTTGGCAACTGTATCACCGGGGTTAAGTGTAATGACATCCTTGCTCATAAACTCCTTAACAGGTTTTTTCCCGAATTCTTCCATGGAGACTCTCTCAAGCAGGGCAATATCACTTATTACACCAATAATATTGCTCTTATCCTCTCCAACAGGGAGTGAACGTAAATCCGTCTCTATCATAAGTTTAGCCGCCAAACTTAGGTCCTCATCAGGCTTTATAACGGGTGCAGGCTTATACACATCCCTAACCTTAGCTTTGGTTGGATCCCATTTCAAATGGGAGCGAATTATCAAATCTTGGGTTAATACCCCCTTGTAGATATCTCCATCAAAAACAACAATTAAATCTGGGTCTTCTTTTTCAAAAATTCCAATCGCCTCAGAAAGAGGGGCGTTTATGTTAATTTTTGCAAATTTTTCTGTCATAACTTCCTGGACAGAAATCCCGACCATTCTTGACACCTCCTTCAATTTTATTTGGTTTTTATTCCATTTAAACCTTTCCAAAATAGATTTTATTTACATTAGGTTAATAAACTTTTCGCCTCCTTAATGTTTCAAATTTATCTCAAATGGGTATTTTCTTTTGAGAACTAGGTACAGAGCGGATAATCCTCCAAGTGCATTCATAATACTATCCCTTACTTTGTTCACAGTGCTTTCATGGATGAACGAGATTCCACTCTCACTAAGCTTTTCAGCGACTTCCCACCCAAAACTTAGAAAGAAGAGAATTAAAAACGAATAAAGAATCAGCCTTCTCCTTGTTAAATTTAGATACCCCTCATTTGACAGGTTAAGAAGGATTTCAGTTGTAATGAGCCAAACAACCATGCCTCCAAGAAAATGGCTTACTATGTCTGCGTTTCTCCACTCTTTATGAAAAAGATCAATTGTAGTGAAGGGAACGTTTACGAGGGAAACATGCACCGCTATGAATATCCCCCAAGAGCGCTATTGTGTTTTTATTGTAAAGTGGAGCTAAAAAGGCCTGAGTTTGTAAGGAGAATTAGGAAGATATTTCTCAGCTATGTCAGGTATGTAAAGACCCATTAACGCTACAAAAGTTCGGTATATATGATCTACCCTTCGATAGATAAGAGCTGTTATAAGTCCCAAGAAAACAATGAACCTGCTTATATTGAGCACCGTCTTAGACTCTATGGAAATCACCAAAATAGTAATATGCGAACCTTCCATTTAAGCGTTTCTGAAAAATGAAAAAGAAATCAGCCAACAACCTGAACAGCCAGGTCTGCTCTGACTATGCCATAGCCATAGTCAGGATCCCATCCTGATGCTCCAAGATCATCAGCTGTTGAATGGAGTATATTTCTGACATCTTCCGGTGATAAAACACTGATATCTTCGTTACTATGGTCATTGTAGCAGACCGCCTGAATCAGCGCAACAACACCACTAACATGAGGACATGCCATAGATGTTCCGTCCAATATAGCGTAGGTGTCGTCAGGATATGTGCTCAGTATACCAACACCGAGAGCGCTAACCTCCACTCCTCTGTTGCTCCACCATGGTACTTGGTCATTAATGTCAGTCGCACCAAAGTTGTATCGTAGTTTTTAGTTTCCCAAAATCCTTATAATGTATCACTGCGAATGAGTAACAAACTTGTATGGACTCATGGGGTGATAACATGGAGAGAACTGTTAGTCAAATAAAATCAAAACTCCCGGAAAATTTGGAGGGTCTTTTGGAACTCGCATATAATTACTGGTGGAGCTGGAACAGAAGAGCTACAAAACTTTGGGAAAAAATAAACCCCGAACACTGGCGAGAATATAAGAATCCCGTTAAACTTCTCCTCGATACTCCCGAAGAGAGATTGAAAGAACTTTCGAAAGACGACGATTTTGTAAACTTGTATGAACTTGTTATCGATCAGTTCAGACATTATATGAATCCTGAGAGCACATGGTTTTTAACAAATTATCCAAAATGGGAAAAGCCAGTAATATACCTGTGTATGGAGTATGGAATAAGCAAAAGCCTCCCAATTTATTCTGGCGGACTAGGGATACTTGCTGGAGACCATATAAAGACGGCCAGCGACTTGGGGATACCACTTATTGGAATTGGTCTTCTCTACAAGCATGGATATTTCAAACAGGAAATCGACAAAGATGGAAGACAGATAGAAGTTTTCCCTGAGTACAACCCAGAAGAAATGCCAATCAAGCCCGTAACTACAGATAAGGGAGAGCCAGTACTCATAGAAGTTCCGATAGAGAATAGGATAGTGTACGCAAGGGCATTTGAGGTTAACGTGGGTAGGGTAAAGCTGTATCTTCTCGATACCGATGTTCCACAGAACTCTCCCGACGATAGAACCATATGCGATTACCTCTACAATGCTGAAATAGACAAGAGAATAAAGCAAGAAATACTACTGGGTATCGGTGGAATGAGACTTTTAAGGACACTGGGAATCGAACCGGCAGTTATACACCTCAATGAAGGACATCCAGCATTTGCAAACTTCCAAAGAATAGCGTGGTACATGGAAGAAGGCTTAAACTTCTTGGAGGCCCTAACCGTTGTAAGAAGCACAACAATCTTCACAACCCATACTCCCGTGCCAGCTGGACATGACAAATTCCTCATAGCGGAGGTAGAAAAGAGACTTGCCAAATTCCTCGAAGGCCTTCCAAAGGAAGAGTTTCTCAATTTGGGCAGGGAAGGAGACCAGTTTAACATGACGCTTCTCTCAATAAGAACTTCAAGCTACGTGAACGCTGTAAGCAAGCTCCATTCAAAGGTAACCAAAGAAATGTGGAGCCACTTGTGGCCTGGTGTTCCTCTAGATGAGATCCCCGTAGAGGGAATCACAAATGGTGTCCACACAAAGACCTGGCTTCACAATGAGATAAAGAAACTCATTGACAGGTATGTGGGAAGAGTTTGGAGAGACTACGCAGAACTTGAGGGTCTTTGGTACGGAGTAGAGAGGATTCCAGATGAGGAACTTTGGGAAGCACACTTAAAGGCAAAGAGGGAGTTCATAGATCTCATCAAGAGAAAGATAAAAGAGAGAAACGAACGGCTTGGAATTGACGAACCTCTGCCAGAGATAGATGAAAACGCCCTTATAATAGGCTTTGCAAGACGTTTTGCCACATATAAAAGAGCGACACTGATATTAACTGACCTGGAGAGGCTCAAGAAAATAGTAAACAATCCAGAAAGGCCAGTCTACATAATTTTCGGTGGAAAAGCACATCCGAGAGATGAAACAGGTAAAGAGTTCCTCAAGAGGGTTCACGAAGTCTCTCAGATGCCCGAGTTTAAGAACAAAATCATAGTGTTTGAGAACTACGATATGGGGTCTGCAAGGGCAATGGTAGCTGGAGTTGATGTATGGCTTAACAACCCAAGGAGACCCTTAGAAGCCAGTGGGACAAGCGGAATGAAAGCAGGATTAAACGGCGTTCTGAACTTAAGCGTATACGATGGATGGTGGGTTGAAGGTTACAACGGTAAAAACGGATGGGTCATAGGAGACGAAAGCCTTGAACCCGAAACAGAGGAAGATGACATCAGAGATGCTCAGAGCCTCTACGACCTCCTTGAAAATGAAGTCATTCCCACATACTACGAGAACAGATCAAGATGGATTTACATGATGAAAGAAAGCATAAAGAGCATTGCGCCCAAGTTCAGCACCCACAGAATGGTGAAAGAGTACGTTGATAAATTCTATTCAAAAGCCCTGACAAATGCAATAATTCTCCGGAGAGACAACTTTAAAGCAGCAAGAGAAATCGCATCATGGAAAGCAAAAGTCCTCAGCTCTTGGGATAACGTGGAGATAGAGCGCATTGTAACTCAAGATGCCACCGCAGTTGAGGTTGTAGTAAATCTAAATGGCCTAAGCCCAGAAGACGTCAAGGTTGAGATTTAC comes from Thermococcus aggregans and encodes:
- a CDS encoding CBS domain-containing protein; the encoded protein is MVGISVQEVMTEKFAKININAPLSEAIGIFEKEDPDLIVVFDGDIYKGVLTQDLIIRSHLKWDPTKAKVRDVYKPAPVIKPDEDLSLAAKLMIETDLRSLPVGEDKSNIIGVISDIALLERVSMEEFGKKPVKEFMSKDVITLNPGDTVAKALATMRDHAISRIPVVDEDGKLEGLVTLHDLIIRFIKPRFRAQFGEVAGEKVPPFSTQLREVMIRGVVTVKPETSVREVVALMKEHNIDGLIVVDSENVVKGVLTVKDLLLPISRMVEQKAKFYLQLGGDAHYLSDFTRERIISDIKRFVEGYEELLGNEGIIYLRIRRFPEKLRGVHLYQARMRIVTDKGQFMATGETWGAIQAVHDALRAIERQILQKAELQRETKHTRRFIEYLGF
- a CDS encoding Na(+)/H(+) antiporter subunit B codes for the protein MKSDMGLIVKTMARATIPLIGIFGAYVVSHGHLTPGGGFQGGATIAGAGILFIIAFGLDEAKKRINKNLYSALEGLGGLVFLGAAMLGLGVAFFYNTLWHNGPILNGEPGTLLSAGYLPIMNLAVGLKVYTGLMSAVFAIALFRRWRK
- a CDS encoding NADH-quinone oxidoreductase subunit K; its protein translation is MIPLQFITAFLMVFMGIYAFLYKRNLIKLILALNLIDAGIHLLLISLGYRLENGIPPTAPIYTGYETLKGTPMVGPIPQALVLTSIVIGVCVLSLAMALTINAYRHYGTLDVNKLRRLRG
- a CDS encoding monovalent cation/H+ antiporter subunit E, producing MSFLVAFIWSFVLWLVLTAGTNGMLWSTEELIAGAIFAIIVGFSTRNIIGEKTQRFLNPVKWLGFIVYVIGPLFWGMAKANLDVAYRVITGKIKPGIVRVPVDLENDAQYTILSNSITLTPGTLTVDACPEEKALYVHWIYVREEEPKTSEPVAGSFEKWARRLGR
- a CDS encoding DUF4040 domain-containing protein; the encoded protein is MSVLTFDMIIQMGILIGILLSSYWMITTRDLLSAALASAAMSLLLSLEFYMLHAPDVAIAEAAVGAGVVTAIVVYGISKTERWEREGP
- a CDS encoding cation:proton antiporter; amino-acid sequence: MIFTEFFYGAIAIALAAFITLIRIMLGPSVPDRVVGVDTLNTLVVAGMILLGAAYDRVIYIDIAIVYALLSYIGTLVIAKYLQGGLE
- a CDS encoding TRAM domain-containing protein codes for the protein MYGDRFGGRRFEAPVKVGERYKVKIESIGQGGDGIARIKGFVVFVPNTKVGDEVEIVINSVKRKFAFAEVI
- a CDS encoding S8 family serine peptidase, which encodes MEVSALGVGILSTYPDDTYAILDGTSMACPHVSGVVALIQAVCYNDHSNEDISVLSPEDVRNILHSTADDLGASGWDPDYGYGIVRADLAVQVVG
- the mnhG gene encoding monovalent cation/H(+) antiporter subunit G, producing the protein MIEGIIYAFLAVSITFNLLGSFALHRFPDVYTRLHGATKCTTFGTIFAVLAVVVHAIWQIKETGNPKYLQMALHSLVALIALLLTNPTGAHAIAKAAHLSGYKPARAVVDAYERKLRGESA
- the glmU gene encoding bifunctional sugar-1-phosphate nucleotidylyltransferase/acetyltransferase, yielding MKGVVLAAGKGERLRPLTDDRPKVMLKVANKAIIDYVFENIYPFVDEFIVIVRYQKEKLMEHLGDEYGGKPITYVEQIEGEGTAKAIYSAIEYIEDEEFLAVNGDIYFEREGIKTLLQSFRKSNADAALLVKEFEDLTHFGMVEVEGELVKSIKEKPGAVPGYANLGIYIFKPDVFRFIENTPQSQRGEYEITDTINLMIKEGKKVTYAVYDGYWNDIGRPWNLLELNEYILKNHLQHSIKGIVEEGAVILPPVEIGEGTVVRSGAYIIGPVKIGKNSKIGPNCFIRPYTSIGDKCHIGNAVEIKNSIIMDHSNAPHLNYVGDSIIGENTNLGAGTITANLRHDKGTVKVEVKGKLEDSGRRKLGAIIGHNVKIGINVTIYPGRKIGSNSFIGPGIIVDKNIPPNVLVIAKQEKEIIER
- a CDS encoding undecaprenyl-diphosphate phosphatase, with translation MEYYQAVFIGLLQGITEWLPISSSGQIMLFLINLLKIPPEQAYSYSILLHLGTLMALLFKFRYDLGKILLKLILLRWDEEERFLFYSTLFTGIIGLPIYKTFKIIASSFNGEAINGIIGIALILTGIILKKAQKAPLEKLEEGLKKEKEEVTILDAIVAGVAQGIAVIPGISRSGMTIGSLLLLGVKQEKAVKLSFLMAIPAITGALFLELPEVSSTPETLTITLTAVMTAFIVSLLTIEAMLRIARRLDFSKFCIFFGFIALVVSLLGVLI
- the malP gene encoding maltodextrin phosphorylase, translated to MERTVSQIKSKLPENLEGLLELAYNYWWSWNRRATKLWEKINPEHWREYKNPVKLLLDTPEERLKELSKDDDFVNLYELVIDQFRHYMNPESTWFLTNYPKWEKPVIYLCMEYGISKSLPIYSGGLGILAGDHIKTASDLGIPLIGIGLLYKHGYFKQEIDKDGRQIEVFPEYNPEEMPIKPVTTDKGEPVLIEVPIENRIVYARAFEVNVGRVKLYLLDTDVPQNSPDDRTICDYLYNAEIDKRIKQEILLGIGGMRLLRTLGIEPAVIHLNEGHPAFANFQRIAWYMEEGLNFLEALTVVRSTTIFTTHTPVPAGHDKFLIAEVEKRLAKFLEGLPKEEFLNLGREGDQFNMTLLSIRTSSYVNAVSKLHSKVTKEMWSHLWPGVPLDEIPVEGITNGVHTKTWLHNEIKKLIDRYVGRVWRDYAELEGLWYGVERIPDEELWEAHLKAKREFIDLIKRKIKERNERLGIDEPLPEIDENALIIGFARRFATYKRATLILTDLERLKKIVNNPERPVYIIFGGKAHPRDETGKEFLKRVHEVSQMPEFKNKIIVFENYDMGSARAMVAGVDVWLNNPRRPLEASGTSGMKAGLNGVLNLSVYDGWWVEGYNGKNGWVIGDESLEPETEEDDIRDAQSLYDLLENEVIPTYYENRSRWIYMMKESIKSIAPKFSTHRMVKEYVDKFYSKALTNAIILRRDNFKAAREIASWKAKVLSSWDNVEIERIVTQDATAVEVVVNLNGLSPEDVKVEIYYGVKAEGYAIEKPYVIELKHPQNLGGSRWLYRYEGPALKNLGHPCWHYAVRVYPYHDKLPHKFLLGLIKWKGFFES
- a CDS encoding DUF835 domain-containing protein — its product is MLYKTTKTKEKRWGLIATALLINALDAESYILVPFGIPIKQEAYDIASSIPDFLIASLLVWGGIQLKKERSEFKDVVGLGIYATAAYIWLFLLATEFFDKFESSFAIKFLFPYFALGASLIYLGHTLRNYVISKSTLEELFPIGLILLGAINLTYPFTRNVESFASAMFLLAAIFRLMAAVGALKFAIYPAAIFAKPKEQMPSKIKGAFMFKSKEELKKAIPNFFSQNVVVITRDLPRNKVPENTLVYWLTKMEENTKADGNIYTVSPTRIDVLIHLLTKNLKSGYNAVYIDGFEYLMIENGFDSAVKFLFDLKDRVLSEGKVIALVVDPRTLTDKQIALLEREFSNRIGT
- the mbhE gene encoding hydrogen gas-evolving membrane-bound hydrogenase subunit E, translating into MRKTFGALALLFILGVLLLITHPDYGLKFGLGGEDWQKYRYTDQYYIDHGIEEVGGTNIVTDIVFDYRGYDTLGEATVLFTSIAGAVALLRKWRDENEE